Proteins encoded together in one Mycobacterium sp. MS1601 window:
- a CDS encoding transketolase-like TK C-terminal-containing protein: protein MPGNTAVLRTAHHVDSPHTTLREIEQRVLWLSTAIIHHANRIRPNTSGLKVGGHQASSASMATIMTSLWFEQLQPGDRVSVKPHASPVLHGINYLLGELDVSYLPRLREFGGLQSYPSRTKDPDPVDYSTGSVGIGATAPIWGAIARRYVDSQIGAVGKGRQYSLVGDAELDEGAVWEAVLDPTVADLGEIVWIIDLNRQSLDRVVPNIAAGRLETMFTAAGWQVITVKFGALLESLFTRSGGSALRTRILDMPNPEYQRLLRCAAEELRQRLPGTGPDAPAIAALVAELEDAELLEAIRNLGGHDLVALREAYARIDDTRPTAIIAYTIKGRGLPTQGHPQNHSSLLTTEQYEQLAVDLGIDVGNPWPRFDPETAAGRLCMQTAHRLKREPVQLMTPPPIPGDLGRTPSGTATTQAALGRVLLDLSRQSPEAAKRVVTVSPDVSSTTNLAGWLNKVGVWSPSERRNWFDDDPETIMHWREKPTGQHMELGIAETNLVGLMSELGATWSRWGQPLLPIGVLYDPFVERALEPWSYGIYAGGQSILVGTPSGVTLAAEGGAHQSIKTPSIGLEQPGCVSYEPAFAIDVEWTLLSCIGRIGRPDGTSAYIRLSTRPVDQLLAAVPVDPAGRQRRRRHVLAGGYVLRKAASPGLTLVGMGAVMTETLAAAERRAQHGVDADVVCVTSPGLLYEALQARQGRGDGPTWILDQLFPAGRAAPMLSVLDGHPHTLAFLPAINGVPGVQLGVSRFGQVGSLQEVYRYHGIDTDSIVGAAFDLVGTV from the coding sequence ATGCCCGGCAACACCGCAGTGCTGCGCACTGCACACCATGTTGACAGCCCCCATACCACGCTGCGCGAGATCGAACAGCGAGTGTTGTGGTTGTCCACCGCGATCATTCACCACGCCAACCGAATTCGCCCCAACACCAGCGGACTGAAGGTAGGTGGGCATCAGGCATCCAGTGCGTCGATGGCGACGATCATGACGTCGCTGTGGTTCGAGCAGCTGCAACCAGGCGACCGGGTGTCGGTCAAACCGCATGCCTCACCAGTGCTGCACGGAATCAACTACCTCCTGGGTGAACTCGATGTGTCGTATTTGCCGCGGCTTCGTGAGTTCGGCGGACTGCAGTCCTATCCGAGCCGCACCAAAGACCCGGACCCGGTCGACTACTCGACCGGCTCGGTGGGAATCGGTGCCACGGCGCCGATCTGGGGCGCGATCGCGCGCCGATACGTCGACTCCCAGATCGGCGCAGTTGGTAAGGGCAGGCAGTATTCGCTCGTCGGCGATGCCGAACTGGATGAAGGTGCGGTCTGGGAGGCCGTCCTCGACCCTACGGTGGCTGATCTCGGCGAGATTGTCTGGATCATCGACCTGAATCGTCAGTCGTTGGACCGGGTGGTGCCCAATATCGCTGCCGGGCGGCTGGAGACAATGTTCACCGCGGCGGGCTGGCAGGTGATCACGGTGAAGTTCGGTGCCTTGCTGGAGTCGCTGTTCACCCGTTCCGGCGGTTCCGCCCTGCGCACCCGAATCCTCGACATGCCCAATCCCGAGTATCAGCGCCTCTTGCGGTGTGCCGCAGAGGAACTCCGCCAGCGGCTACCGGGAACGGGCCCGGACGCGCCGGCCATCGCCGCACTGGTGGCCGAGCTCGAGGATGCGGAACTACTCGAGGCGATACGCAATCTCGGCGGCCACGATCTCGTTGCGCTGCGCGAAGCGTACGCGCGAATCGACGACACTCGGCCGACGGCCATCATTGCCTACACCATCAAAGGCCGTGGGCTTCCCACTCAGGGGCACCCGCAGAATCACTCCTCATTGCTCACGACGGAGCAGTATGAGCAGCTGGCCGTGGACTTGGGCATCGACGTCGGCAATCCCTGGCCTCGATTCGATCCCGAGACCGCCGCGGGTCGCCTCTGCATGCAAACGGCGCACCGTCTCAAACGTGAACCGGTGCAGCTGATGACGCCACCGCCCATACCGGGAGACTTGGGACGCACTCCGTCGGGGACGGCGACCACCCAGGCCGCGCTGGGCCGGGTGCTGCTCGACTTGAGCCGCCAGTCTCCGGAAGCTGCCAAACGGGTCGTGACCGTCAGCCCCGATGTCAGTTCGACGACCAACCTGGCCGGCTGGCTGAACAAGGTCGGTGTCTGGTCCCCGAGTGAGCGTCGCAACTGGTTCGACGATGACCCGGAGACGATCATGCACTGGCGGGAGAAACCGACCGGGCAACACATGGAACTCGGCATCGCCGAAACCAATCTCGTCGGACTCATGAGCGAACTCGGCGCAACGTGGAGCCGGTGGGGACAGCCGCTGCTGCCCATCGGCGTGCTTTACGACCCGTTTGTCGAGCGCGCGCTGGAACCCTGGTCGTACGGGATTTATGCAGGGGGGCAGTCCATTCTGGTTGGTACCCCGTCCGGCGTCACGTTGGCCGCCGAGGGCGGAGCCCACCAATCGATCAAGACGCCCTCCATCGGTCTGGAGCAACCGGGCTGTGTCAGTTATGAGCCGGCTTTCGCCATCGATGTCGAATGGACGCTGTTGTCGTGCATCGGACGCATCGGCCGTCCCGACGGCACATCGGCTTACATCCGGTTGTCCACCCGCCCGGTGGACCAGTTGCTGGCCGCAGTACCCGTCGACCCCGCCGGACGGCAGCGCCGACGCCGCCACGTGCTGGCCGGAGGTTACGTGCTGCGCAAGGCCGCCAGCCCCGGGTTGACGCTGGTCGGTATGGGCGCGGTGATGACCGAGACCTTGGCCGCCGCCGAGCGCCGGGCGCAGCACGGTGTTGATGCCGATGTCGTGTGTGTCACCAGCCCGGGCCTTCTGTACGAGGCGCTGCAGGCCCGGCAGGGGCGCGGCGACGGACCCACCTGGATTCTGGATCAGCTTTTCCCGGCTGGCCGAGCTGCACCGATGCTCAGCGTCCTCGACGGTCACCCACACACGTTGGCGTTCCTGCCCGCCATCAACGGTGTACCGGGAGTTCAGCTGGGCGTCAGTCGATTCGGTCAGGTCGGCTCCCTGCAAGAGGTGTACCGATATCACGGAATCGATACCGACAGCATTGTGGGCGCCGCATTCGATCTCGTCGGGACGGTCTGA